The following are from one region of the Klebsiella aerogenes genome:
- a CDS encoding efflux RND transporter periplasmic adaptor subunit, translating to MNRYFSLIPVLILTISACDQKTPQVEAAPRMVKVAEVVAIGNAQQRIFPARIESGDSTELSFKRGGQVESLDIRQGAAIHEGQTLARLNSREAQQRVNERQTAATLAQRQFDRFQTLAGRQAISQAEMDVQRANRDAANAALKIAREELSQMTLVAPFSGIAAGVAIRNHQVVAAGQPVITLTRTDLLDVVFSVPENLFTTLDIRNTQYRPIVKINAMPDRQFSAQYKEHTGSSDNNTLTWQVILTMPRPEGFPSVGGVSGTVTINLAELPASLGRETLVVPVEAVFNPDNHPRNEPHVWVVKGENNQLHLEDRKVSVGQVTAQGVVITQGLSAGERVVAAGVNELHAQQPVRIWTRERGL from the coding sequence GTGAACCGTTATTTTTCTCTCATTCCCGTACTTATTTTGACCATCAGCGCCTGCGATCAGAAAACGCCGCAAGTTGAGGCGGCGCCACGGATGGTCAAAGTGGCGGAGGTCGTCGCCATCGGCAATGCGCAGCAGCGTATATTCCCTGCGCGCATTGAGTCCGGGGACTCCACGGAATTATCCTTTAAGCGCGGCGGCCAGGTAGAATCGCTGGATATTCGCCAGGGCGCCGCGATTCACGAAGGCCAGACGCTGGCGCGGTTGAACTCGCGGGAAGCCCAGCAGCGGGTTAATGAGCGGCAGACTGCGGCAACGCTCGCCCAGCGGCAATTCGACCGCTTCCAGACCCTGGCCGGACGCCAGGCCATTTCACAGGCGGAAATGGATGTTCAACGCGCCAACCGCGACGCCGCCAACGCGGCGTTGAAAATCGCCCGCGAAGAACTGTCGCAGATGACGCTGGTCGCTCCCTTTAGCGGTATTGCCGCTGGCGTGGCGATCCGTAATCATCAGGTCGTCGCCGCAGGCCAGCCGGTGATCACCCTGACGCGAACCGATCTGCTCGATGTGGTCTTCAGCGTGCCGGAAAATCTGTTTACCACTCTTGATATACGTAATACGCAATACCGCCCGATCGTGAAAATTAACGCCATGCCGGATCGCCAGTTTAGCGCGCAATACAAAGAACATACCGGCAGCAGCGATAACAATACCCTCACCTGGCAGGTGATTTTAACCATGCCGCGCCCGGAAGGTTTCCCTTCGGTAGGCGGCGTGAGCGGAACCGTGACCATCAATTTGGCAGAGCTCCCCGCCAGCCTCGGGCGCGAAACGCTGGTGGTGCCGGTCGAAGCCGTGTTCAATCCCGACAACCATCCACGCAATGAACCTCATGTGTGGGTGGTAAAAGGTGAAAACAACCAACTACACCTTGAGGATCGCAAAGTCAGCGTCGGTCAGGTCACCGCCCAGGGGGTGGTGATTACACAGGGGCTGAGTGCGGGCGAACGCGTAGTCGCCGCGGGCGTCAATGAACTGCATGCCCAACAGCCGGTGCGAATCTGGACGCGTGAACGAGGTTTGTAA